ttttcctattgttATTAAGGAATGTTCCACTTCCATTTAAGTTACGCAAAAGAATGATAATAAGGGAAAAGCTCCTATCGAAGATACAACTATGGATCCCTCTTTAATGGTCCCTGGACTGGCTAAAGTTGTTGTCAGTGATCATACCCAAAAAAGaattattgaactgttggatcctTGTTCGAGGATGAAGCAAAAATCATTGGCTCATTTTGACTTCAAAACACCCCGACTTTGGGAGGGTTGGTTGTAAGGTTTTGTAGTACTTTACATCCGTCTTTGTATTTTGTGTGTTCCATTCTGTCCTATTATGCTCAATGCCTATCTTCTCTACTTTCGTAGAAGGgtcagggccctttcaaaatccctgcTTACTTTAATCAGAACAATCTGGAGGAACTGAGTACAACAAATTGGGAGAGCATTTAACATAATAAAGGTAAGTCAAAAGCAAGACTATGATCTACTCATTTATATAGGTGACCTTGTTACCTCATtggtttgcaagcaaaggtttaaTTGTTTTAGAAATGCTTCAGAGTCGCAAATAACGAAGACTGTGAAGTCAAGCAATGCTGATGAGATTGGAGCTCAGGCCCAGCAAATTGATTGGGTAAGATCCATTATGTACCCCAAACAGAGTGCCAAGAAACTACGATTAAACCATGCactagaagaattaagctaagcaagACATTCCGTGCATACCAAAGAAGAATTTGGGGCAATGCCAACATTATTAGGAGAAATGGATGCATCATCAACCCAATTAATAACTAACACGTCCTCACATTGGTCAAGTCCAATTGATAACTTAGCACATGTTCACATTGGTCAAGTTTCGTAGATGACTCTTGAAAGACTCgaatcaaaattttgggaaaacatTAAAATAGGCTAATAGGGAAGACCAATCAAGGAGCAAAAGCACCCTTCATCGGTGATAAGTGGATTATCTGCACATAAGAAGAATGCCTGGTAGTGTGCCATTCCTCATCATCCACCCAAGCTATCTAACTCTTAAGTCTTCATACACGAAATCCAAAATCAGATTTATAACCCACATTCTAGGCTTTTACACAAGTATaagatttatattttaaaaaaattgagatGAACAATGAAATTTCAAGTCTTCCAAACAAGTGATGCAATCTCCACTCCTCTAACTTTGGCACACATCTCATACATTGTCTAAACATTCACGCTTTTAACTTTGGCTTGTAGAAAGCTGCAAAAAGAATTCATATGCAAATTCTAAGCACACTCCATGCCTTTCAAAAAGCCAAAACTTGTCACATGTATCATCCTTGTTCAAAACTTCAATTTCATCTACACTGAggtagaaagaaaaaagaaaatgaagATCACCTACATACGAGATAAATACAATCACCCTACACCATCTCCTACTATAAAACTAGTTACCTGATACCGCTGCATAGCTATTTATAACTGTGGACTCCATATTTTCATTCTGCATATATGCCATTTATACCAATAAATCTCAACATGGAGCCTGCGTGTTAATCTTTCACTGTAAGAATGCAACTGTTgaacttttatttttttaatgaaagaaTCATAGTTCACTTTGGAAAAAATGATTCAGTCATCCATTGAATGTGACATTCAATCATGACAAAGTACAAAATGTTATAACTCTTTTTTTCAAGAATGAAAATCAGGCCGCAATGGTGAGACCCAGAAGACCGTAGGTACAGTTGCAagattcataaaccctaaacccaaaattAGCCTATGCCTTTAAAAGACGCATACTCCCGTAACCTCAATTCGACAGATTTATTATGGCCTCCTGAAAATGTGTAAGAAAATAAAAACATGTTTTAGAACACACCCTCCAAGgaagtaaataaaaataaagatactTCCTGATACAGACCTTAACCGTTAGTACATCTCCCTCAATGTAACTCTTCTCACAGGTTAAGATAGAACATGCTGCAACAGCCGCATTCACTTTACAAGCACCGCCCAATTCAATTTTTGACGGCACAAACACGTAAGGTACTTTCTGCAACGGTAATTTTCAAACTAATGAATAATGACAAAACTTGAGGCATCCATTTAAATTGGAAAAAAACTACTACTAGAACAAATACACAGAAGCATCACCAAATGGTTTAAAACTATCGTCAGTATGAGTCCAAAAATTTGATGTCCCTGTGCAAATTATAAAGGTTTAAACATTATTCTCTTACAattcatcaaaattagaaaataaggtAGCAAGTCGGGAGATTTGACCGTGAGAAAACTTCGCAGTTAAAAGGGTTTTGTACTATGCCAAAAATCATTACATTAGTTTCAATCCCTCCATTTCACCCATGTGACTACTGCCCTATAAAATAAGCTCCGACTGAACAGTTCAACCCGTGTTCAATTTATTCGTTCCGATCCCCATGATTTATCATATGCAACGTCTTCATGATGTAAAGATTGCCAGTAATCCGTTGAAACATATGAGAGACGATTGAAGGAAAGATTCTCACGAATTACCGAATTGTTTAGGTAACGCATGCCACACGGAGTTAAACCTTAAAAAGTTGCAAAGCCAAACTGATATCTTAAAAAGTTACAAGAATGTCGAAATTCAAAAATGGTACAAGGAGAGAAAAATTCAATACCTTTTCTCTGGCCAGTGAGATCAAAGGATCAAGAATGGTAGTAGGATCTGTATCAGCCGCCATAACTATAAACTCTGAAGTTCTCCAGTACAATGTCTTCTTTGCTGCAGAAACCTAAACTCGTTCAATATTGGCAAAAAGTATTGAGAGGAAGAACACCAAATATTCATTCAATGTAAACAAAAAGAAACTAAAACCATTGTCACTACCTTCATGGACACCCTTTTT
This genomic stretch from Cryptomeria japonica chromosome 8, Sugi_1.0, whole genome shotgun sequence harbors:
- the LOC131079458 gene encoding 13 kDa ribonucleoprotein-associated protein; the protein is MNILKPLQLLRQPLRVSLRSISNKPAVNPKFRPLADDELTSVVLELVWRATACNQRKKGVHEAKKTLYWRTSEFIVMAADTDPTTILDPLISLAREKKVPYVFVPSKIELGGACKVNAAVAACSILTCEKSYIEGDVLTVKEAIINLSN